A single genomic interval of Lentimicrobium saccharophilum harbors:
- the tyrS gene encoding tyrosine--tRNA ligase has protein sequence MNFVEELQWRGMIHTVMPGTEELLNKEMISAYVGIDPTADSLHIGHLVGVMMLKHLQRSGHKPIVLVGGATGMIGDPSGKSEERNLLDEETLRHNQDCLKKQLRKLLDFDTDAPNRAEMVNNYDWMKDFSFLSFIRDVGKHITVNYMMAKDSVKKRLTGEAGEGMSFTEFTYQLVQGYDFLHLYQHNNCKLQMGGSDQWGNITTGTELIRRKTGGEAFALTCPLITKADGGKFGKTETGNVWLDPARTSPYRFYQFWLNTSDADAEKYIRIFTLYGKEEIDAMIAEHQAAPHLRILQKALAKDITIRIHSEADYVSAVEASEILFGKGTAEALHRLDEETLISVFEGVPQYEISTADLSAGIGIVDLVADKTTIFPSKGEARRMLKDGGVQVNKTKVGEEFIADASQLLSGKYLLVQKGKKNYYLLIVK, from the coding sequence ATGAATTTTGTTGAAGAATTGCAGTGGCGCGGAATGATTCATACCGTAATGCCGGGGACAGAGGAATTGCTTAATAAAGAGATGATTTCGGCATATGTGGGGATTGATCCTACAGCCGATTCGCTGCATATCGGCCATCTGGTGGGTGTAATGATGCTGAAGCATCTGCAGCGCAGCGGGCATAAACCCATCGTGCTGGTGGGCGGAGCTACGGGGATGATCGGCGATCCTTCAGGAAAATCGGAGGAACGCAACCTGCTGGACGAAGAAACTTTAAGACATAACCAGGACTGCCTGAAAAAACAGCTCAGAAAGCTGCTCGACTTTGATACCGATGCTCCGAACCGGGCAGAGATGGTAAACAATTACGACTGGATGAAGGACTTTTCCTTTCTCAGTTTTATCCGCGATGTCGGCAAGCACATCACAGTTAACTACATGATGGCGAAGGACTCGGTAAAAAAACGCCTTACGGGCGAAGCCGGTGAAGGGATGTCGTTTACCGAATTTACCTACCAGCTGGTGCAGGGTTATGATTTTCTGCATCTATACCAGCACAACAACTGTAAATTGCAGATGGGCGGCTCAGACCAGTGGGGAAACATCACCACCGGTACCGAGCTGATCCGGCGTAAGACCGGAGGGGAAGCCTTTGCACTTACCTGCCCGCTGATTACCAAAGCCGATGGCGGCAAATTCGGGAAAACGGAAACGGGCAATGTCTGGCTCGACCCGGCCAGAACTTCACCGTACAGGTTTTACCAGTTCTGGCTCAACACCTCCGATGCCGATGCCGAGAAATACATCCGGATTTTCACCCTTTATGGGAAAGAGGAAATTGATGCGATGATTGCCGAACATCAGGCAGCTCCTCATCTCAGAATCCTGCAGAAGGCGCTGGCGAAGGATATCACCATACGCATCCACTCCGAAGCCGATTACGTCTCGGCCGTGGAAGCCTCCGAAATCCTCTTTGGCAAAGGAACCGCCGAAGCCCTGCACCGCCTGGATGAAGAAACCCTTATTTCGGTTTTTGAGGGCGTACCCCAATACGAAATAAGCACCGCCGACCTGTCAGCAGGAATCGGCATTGTTGACCTGGTTGCCGATAAAACCACGATCTTCCCCTCAAAAGGCGAAGCCCGCCGCATGCTGAAAGACGGAGGCGTACAGGTAAACAAAACCAAAGTGGGTGAAGAGTTTATCGCGGATGCCTCGCAGTTGCTAAGCGGCAAATACCTGCTGGTGCAGAAGGGGAAAAAGAATTACTATTTGCTGATAGTGAAATAA
- the purN gene encoding phosphoribosylglycinamide formyltransferase: MKRIAIFASGSGSNAENIAGYFENSSKARVEAFYTNNPKAIVIQRAKRLNIPLVLFDREMFYAGDAVLRDLRIRKTDLIVLAGFLWLVPGNLTRAFSGRIVNIHPALLPKFGGKGMYGMAVHEAVIEAGEKESGITIHLIDEVYDRGKILLQVKCPVLPGDTPEALAERVHQLEYEYYPKAIEQLLG, translated from the coding sequence ATGAAACGTATCGCCATTTTTGCATCAGGCAGCGGCAGCAATGCCGAAAACATAGCCGGTTACTTTGAAAACAGTTCCAAAGCCAGGGTAGAAGCTTTTTACACAAACAATCCCAAAGCAATTGTGATTCAACGTGCTAAAAGGCTGAATATTCCGCTGGTCTTGTTCGACCGGGAAATGTTTTATGCGGGGGATGCGGTGTTGCGGGACCTACGTATCCGAAAAACCGATCTTATCGTATTGGCCGGTTTCCTGTGGCTGGTTCCGGGCAATCTTACCCGTGCCTTTTCAGGGAGAATAGTAAATATTCATCCGGCCCTGCTGCCGAAATTCGGGGGTAAGGGGATGTATGGAATGGCCGTGCATGAAGCGGTAATTGAAGCCGGCGAAAAAGAATCGGGAATCACCATTCATCTGATCGACGAGGTTTATGACCGCGGTAAAATCCTGCTGCAGGTAAAATGTCCGGTGCTGCCCGGCGATACACCTGAAGCCCTGGCCGAAAGGGTGCATCAGCTTGAATACGAGTACTACCCGAAGGCGATTGAGCAATTGCTTGGATAG
- a CDS encoding RNA polymerase sigma factor, translating into MYQRFSGVLFGICLRYARNRAEAEDLLQEAFIKIFSRLDSFGFKGSFEGWLRRLVVNLAINFRRDYLKQFFVSTEAGLNDAEAAEESDSSDMTYIPWQKLLQMIQSLPDGYRMVFNMYVFENLSHQQIAELLEISENTSKTQLMKARKRLRLMVEAELAKNKISVKS; encoded by the coding sequence TTGTACCAACGATTTTCGGGGGTACTGTTCGGCATTTGCCTGCGTTATGCCCGCAACCGTGCCGAAGCAGAAGACCTTTTGCAGGAAGCTTTTATTAAAATTTTCAGCCGACTTGACTCCTTTGGTTTCAAAGGTTCTTTTGAAGGATGGCTCAGGCGGCTGGTTGTTAACTTAGCCATCAACTTCCGGCGCGATTACCTTAAGCAGTTTTTTGTCAGCACGGAGGCCGGTCTGAATGATGCCGAAGCTGCTGAGGAATCAGATTCGTCAGATATGACTTATATTCCATGGCAGAAACTGCTGCAAATGATACAGTCATTGCCCGATGGTTACCGAATGGTTTTCAATATGTATGTGTTTGAAAACCTGTCGCACCAGCAAATTGCCGAACTGCTTGAAATCAGTGAAAACACCTCCAAAACACAACTGATGAAAGCCCGGAAGAGACTTAGATTAATGGTTGAGGCCGAGCTGGCCAAGAATAAGATAAGCGTAAAGTCATGA
- a CDS encoding outer membrane beta-barrel protein, with translation MKDERNKIDELFREGLGGLNQAPPPDVWERIDVNLPSVRPAPEALLIPGRLVKAGAAAAIIAGALILWFILGKSNHESGQTESIPVQEQSSGTTSTTSGQKPGLNPDQTGTVAEPFIESTHKNDRTNDIDEKAAKASDKNHDTRLHSKTAPGEIKPLSGAADLTNNNYPDPGAEKQITYQTGLAGLRLDFTNWLITLPAGQIYQENFSSFNAGLRKTRNPLAPKLGTIPLIGGVYASRDIIYYGKGHHKQSRAAGLSLSTFKGPWEFETGVAFNISDDNGKFDVNFSSFDSIGYYNKVVSFSPDPQIPGRVIFNTVMEGVYDSVGHNIEAQTVNRYTYLQIPLMAGYRIYADRLFTISLKAGPVFSVLLASDEPPVTFSREGAILQSIDNQTPVRASTNWQIAAALGAGMHISRCLTLQFEPTYRSYLRPVYQHHRSSPYSIGLKAGLLYRF, from the coding sequence ATGAAAGACGAACGGAACAAGATTGATGAACTTTTCAGGGAGGGACTGGGCGGATTAAACCAGGCTCCTCCGCCAGACGTATGGGAGCGGATTGATGTCAATCTGCCATCTGTCCGCCCGGCACCTGAAGCACTGCTGATACCCGGGCGCCTGGTAAAAGCAGGAGCTGCCGCTGCAATTATAGCCGGAGCTTTAATCCTGTGGTTTATCCTGGGTAAAAGCAACCATGAATCAGGACAAACAGAAAGCATTCCTGTTCAGGAGCAATCTTCCGGAACGACTTCAACGACATCCGGACAAAAACCCGGTTTAAATCCTGATCAAACTGGTACGGTGGCTGAACCATTTATCGAATCCACTCACAAAAACGATCGCACAAATGATATTGATGAAAAAGCCGCTAAAGCATCTGATAAAAATCACGATACACGGCTCCACAGTAAAACAGCCCCAGGGGAAATAAAACCACTTTCGGGTGCCGCAGATTTAACCAATAACAATTATCCTGATCCCGGCGCAGAAAAACAGATCACTTACCAAACCGGCCTGGCCGGTTTGCGCCTCGATTTTACCAACTGGCTGATTACTTTACCTGCCGGTCAGATTTATCAGGAGAATTTCTCATCTTTTAATGCGGGTCTCAGAAAAACCCGAAATCCATTGGCGCCAAAGCTTGGCACTATTCCGCTGATTGGAGGAGTTTACGCATCCCGGGATATAATTTATTATGGCAAGGGCCACCACAAGCAAAGCAGGGCTGCAGGACTCAGCCTTTCTACTTTCAAAGGCCCATGGGAGTTTGAAACAGGAGTTGCCTTCAACATCAGTGACGATAACGGAAAGTTTGATGTTAATTTCAGTTCATTTGACAGCATCGGATACTATAACAAAGTGGTTTCATTCAGTCCTGATCCCCAAATCCCGGGCAGGGTGATTTTCAATACGGTTATGGAAGGCGTGTACGACTCGGTAGGTCATAATATTGAAGCCCAGACCGTAAACAGGTATACCTATCTGCAAATTCCATTAATGGCCGGTTACCGGATTTATGCTGACCGCCTGTTCACCATCAGCCTGAAAGCCGGGCCTGTTTTTTCGGTTTTACTCGCCTCGGATGAACCACCGGTTACTTTCAGCCGTGAAGGCGCCATTCTGCAGTCTATTGACAACCAGACACCTGTCAGGGCTTCAACCAACTGGCAAATTGCTGCGGCACTGGGAGCGGGTATGCATATTTCCCGTTGTTTAACCCTGCAATTTGAACCGACTTATCGGTCTTATCTGCGACCGGTTTATCAGCATCACCGGAGCAGCCCATACAGCATTGGTCTGAAAGCCGGACTTTTGTACAGATTTTAA
- a CDS encoding T9SS type A sorting domain-containing protein, translating to MKSRVLLIISLLLMVSSTIRAQIPVEVSGYITSLETGFAVTDKEVSILPSSGQTPMTAITNNNGYYSILLDMLSIDSSATITVSVTDCLQEHVTRTFPVFNATQIQADFQICTSFPGCQAAFIFQYQPANPLYITFSNLSSPVSYSTRWLWDFGDGETSADFEPVHLYAQPGIYTVCLTMLDSMAGCASVFCLNVWAGGNQGDCQAMFAWLPQELTVSFSDLSTGNPNSWFWDFGDGTSSVEQNPVHSWSAPGTFQICLTISNDSTQCQDTYCDYITIGDTLPTCHADFSYEQTAGLTYTFTNLSTGPFTEVIWDFGDGSPFSHEYHAVHTWQQPGIYTVCITIFSNYTGCSDVFCTNITVGDTLPACQAAFTALADSIPGNINHYWFIDESQGTNITSWFWDFGDGAVSFVQHPGHTYTESGTYNVCLTISGQGNSGYCSHNICQTITTPAYSNLGGQIFAGNFPINNPDFMNDTAKVTLFRKTGSKLTEVASGLFYEYGYFYFLDVMEGNYVIHAELVEGSPSYMSYIPAYSGSTYSWQSAQPVTLQGNDVFDANIFMQDMTSMPESGPGTISGNLVSLDNSPFDMAGNIVFLFHDDLIVNYVHTDDDGNFGFTGLPIDTYSVKAEIAGKFSNTVEVILSEYQHQSLDIQLEISASGIFGMNNPEVTDRPEIRLYPNPADEFLNIGTNSSRNSAMKCEIISATGSVLIHQDFAIPAGEQTITLDLKKLTPGFYLIHLKSLDGTFSIVKKFLKKP from the coding sequence ATGAAATCACGTGTTTTGCTGATTATATCACTCCTTTTGATGGTTTCTTCAACTATACGGGCACAGATACCGGTGGAGGTTTCAGGCTACATTACCTCGCTTGAAACAGGCTTCGCAGTGACCGATAAAGAAGTCAGCATTCTGCCCTCTTCCGGGCAGACTCCAATGACTGCCATCACAAATAATAACGGATATTATTCTATCCTGTTAGATATGCTGTCCATTGATTCAAGTGCGACAATAACCGTTTCAGTAACAGATTGCCTGCAGGAGCATGTAACCCGGACATTCCCGGTATTCAATGCTACACAGATTCAGGCTGACTTTCAAATTTGCACTTCTTTTCCGGGCTGCCAGGCTGCATTTATATTTCAGTACCAACCGGCAAATCCCCTTTATATCACATTTTCGAATCTCAGCTCCCCTGTCTCCTATTCCACCCGCTGGCTCTGGGACTTCGGCGATGGTGAAACATCCGCTGACTTTGAGCCGGTTCATCTTTACGCCCAACCGGGAATTTACACTGTGTGCCTTACCATGCTTGATTCCATGGCAGGATGCGCGAGTGTATTCTGCCTCAATGTGTGGGCGGGTGGTAATCAGGGTGACTGCCAGGCAATGTTCGCCTGGTTGCCACAGGAATTGACGGTTTCTTTTTCTGATCTTTCAACCGGAAATCCAAACTCATGGTTCTGGGATTTCGGGGATGGAACTTCATCCGTTGAACAAAATCCGGTCCATAGCTGGAGCGCGCCCGGTACTTTCCAGATTTGCCTGACTATTTCAAATGATTCAACCCAGTGCCAGGATACCTATTGCGACTATATTACGATTGGCGATACCCTGCCAACCTGCCACGCTGATTTTTCCTATGAACAAACAGCGGGACTGACATACACCTTTACCAACCTTTCTACAGGTCCGTTCACTGAAGTGATCTGGGACTTTGGGGACGGTAGTCCCTTTTCGCACGAATACCATGCAGTGCACACCTGGCAGCAACCCGGCATCTACACTGTTTGCATAACGATCTTCAGTAATTATACCGGTTGCAGCGATGTGTTCTGCACCAATATAACCGTCGGGGATACCCTCCCGGCCTGCCAGGCCGCTTTTACGGCCCTGGCCGATTCAATCCCAGGAAACATCAATCATTACTGGTTTATTGATGAATCACAGGGAACAAATATCACCAGCTGGTTCTGGGATTTCGGCGATGGTGCGGTTTCATTTGTACAGCATCCCGGGCACACTTATACTGAAAGCGGAACATATAATGTGTGTTTAACCATCAGCGGGCAGGGAAATTCCGGGTACTGCTCCCATAACATTTGTCAGACAATTACCACTCCCGCATACAGCAATCTGGGTGGTCAGATTTTCGCCGGTAATTTCCCGATCAACAATCCGGATTTTATGAACGACACTGCTAAGGTTACTCTTTTCAGAAAAACCGGCAGTAAACTCACTGAAGTAGCTTCAGGCCTCTTCTATGAATACGGCTACTTTTACTTCCTTGACGTTATGGAAGGCAATTATGTGATCCATGCTGAATTGGTTGAAGGCTCTCCCTCCTATATGTCATACATCCCGGCTTACAGCGGTTCAACTTATTCGTGGCAATCGGCCCAACCCGTCACATTGCAGGGCAATGATGTATTTGACGCCAATATTTTTATGCAGGATATGACGAGTATGCCGGAATCCGGGCCCGGAACTATTTCAGGCAATCTGGTAAGCCTTGACAATTCCCCATTTGATATGGCAGGAAATATTGTTTTTCTGTTTCATGATGACCTGATTGTGAATTATGTCCATACTGACGATGACGGAAATTTCGGGTTTACCGGCCTTCCCATAGATACATATAGTGTAAAAGCCGAGATTGCCGGAAAATTCAGTAATACCGTTGAAGTAATTCTTTCGGAATATCAGCATCAATCCCTTGACATTCAACTGGAAATATCGGCTTCGGGTATTTTTGGGATGAATAATCCTGAAGTGACGGACCGGCCCGAAATCAGACTTTACCCCAACCCTGCTGATGAGTTTCTGAATATTGGAACGAATTCGTCGCGCAACAGTGCAATGAAATGCGAAATAATTTCAGCAACGGGTTCTGTGCTTATACATCAGGATTTTGCTATTCCGGCGGGTGAACAAACCATTACGCTGGATCTTAAAAAGCTTACTCCCGGATTCTATTTAATTCATCTTAAAAGCCTTGATGGAACATTTTCGATTGTGAAAAAGTTTTTAAAAAAGCCTTAG
- a CDS encoding PKD domain-containing protein — protein sequence MKKIKNLTLLLLLFMTGIVYTYGQQPYIVLSGHVLNQQTGEPVVNQSVFVSVDSMNYPGYFNEVITDGAGYYSDNLPYYYGTEPLSVTVSTADCNGMMFTQSAAILPGMQQIILDLYICGNMGSGCTALFRYMPGSNDMLTVSFFDESYPAPGVIINSWFWDFGDGNTSSAQNPVHTYSQPGLYNACLYISSNDSSCNSSFCMPVDAGSINPGGCENYFWYWPDSSGTGYTFEGFVMNGEAESYIWDFGDGTTANGQTVFHQFADTNMVHNVCLTTTSILNGDVCTSVSCQEVFSYFPSSCESYFWYYPDSTGTGYTFEGYTMGSQVESWTWDFGDGTTATGQSVTHTFANPNEIYTVCLTTTGTGPDNEPCTYTSCQEVFIYLPSPCESYFWYYPDSTGTGYTFEGYTMGSQVESWTWDFGDGTTATGQSVTHTFSNPYEIYTVCLTTSGTGPDNEPCTYTSCQEVFIYLPSPCESYFWYYPDSTGTGYTFEGWAMNGQSNNQIESWIWDFGDGTTASGQVVSYSFSDPSQVYTVCLTTTGTGPDGVMCSYISCQEVFFEIPSPCDNYFEAVTNDGNTYLFTGHLVSGGQADYFWDFGDGSTATGQQVSHTFQFAWGMVYNVCLTTVSANPADSCTGVSCQTIFPGGGGNCEAVMSAVPDTAGYTYYFADLSQGNHSFRLWDFGDGQQSFEANPVHTYTAPGIYWACLTISDSLNNCWDQTCQEIWVDIIQPGCQASFFAYPADSTNSSLTYQFINTSAPGFTNQQWSFGDGTVSDEFSPIHTYTTGGIYTACLTIWDSTNLCQSSFCMEIFAGNFAGESSISGSVIAGNAPAQSGEVWLIGATNYYFAQSQVDSGGIYNFGGVPAGSYYIYAMLTPDDPAFFNYLPTYYTSSLTWQGATIVTTGEPNGWYPVNLVSVASWAQGTGSISGTINWSGNFKSGGTPAANVEIVLFNSTGLPVAYTFSNSDGTFTFSNLPFGEYTVHAEMAGKTTQVMVVMLSDETAQASVNFVVSANEISALGLDENNLLKSGTGNVYPNPVGEMLYLDVNAPVSGTVMISITDLRGRIIYNESSTMSGNFNRIAINSSALVKGVYVIQIKSEGYLPVQRKFIKQ from the coding sequence ATGAAAAAAATCAAAAACCTGACTCTTTTGCTGCTCCTCTTTATGACGGGAATTGTGTATACCTATGGTCAGCAACCGTATATTGTCCTTTCGGGACATGTATTGAACCAACAGACCGGCGAACCGGTCGTCAATCAGTCTGTATTTGTATCGGTCGACAGTATGAATTATCCCGGGTACTTCAACGAAGTAATTACAGACGGAGCAGGTTATTATTCCGATAACCTGCCTTACTATTACGGTACTGAACCATTATCCGTCACTGTTTCCACCGCAGATTGTAATGGAATGATGTTTACCCAAAGTGCTGCCATCCTTCCAGGCATGCAGCAGATAATCCTGGATTTATACATCTGTGGCAATATGGGATCAGGTTGCACTGCCTTGTTCCGCTATATGCCGGGCTCAAACGATATGCTTACGGTCAGTTTTTTCGATGAAAGTTATCCGGCTCCGGGAGTCATAATCAACAGCTGGTTCTGGGATTTCGGCGACGGGAATACATCGTCAGCACAAAACCCGGTACATACCTATTCACAACCGGGTCTTTACAACGCCTGTCTCTACATCAGCAGCAACGACAGTTCATGCAACAGCAGCTTCTGTATGCCGGTTGATGCAGGATCGATCAACCCGGGTGGTTGTGAAAACTATTTCTGGTACTGGCCTGATTCATCAGGTACAGGATATACATTTGAAGGCTTTGTGATGAATGGTGAGGCTGAGTCCTATATCTGGGATTTCGGTGATGGCACAACCGCAAACGGACAGACTGTTTTCCATCAGTTTGCCGATACCAATATGGTCCATAATGTGTGTCTGACCACAACCAGCATCCTGAATGGAGATGTCTGCACCTCGGTTTCGTGCCAGGAAGTTTTTAGTTACTTCCCTTCATCCTGTGAAAGCTATTTCTGGTATTATCCCGATTCAACAGGCACGGGTTATACTTTCGAAGGCTATACCATGGGCAGCCAGGTTGAATCATGGACCTGGGATTTCGGCGACGGAACCACCGCAACTGGCCAATCTGTAACACATACGTTTGCCAACCCCAACGAAATCTACACCGTATGCCTCACCACTACCGGCACAGGCCCGGATAACGAGCCATGCACCTATACTTCCTGCCAGGAGGTCTTTATTTACCTCCCTTCACCCTGTGAAAGCTATTTCTGGTATTATCCCGATTCAACAGGCACGGGTTACACTTTCGAGGGCTATACCATGGGCAGCCAGGTTGAATCATGGACCTGGGATTTCGGCGACGGAACCACCGCAACTGGCCAATCTGTAACACATACATTTTCCAACCCCTATGAAATATACACCGTATGCCTCACCACTTCCGGCACAGGCCCTGATAATGAGCCATGCACCTATACTTCCTGCCAGGAGGTCTTTATTTACCTCCCTTCACCCTGCGAAAGCTATTTCTGGTATTATCCCGATTCAACAGGCACGGGATACACTTTCGAAGGCTGGGCAATGAACGGACAATCAAACAATCAGATTGAATCCTGGATCTGGGATTTCGGCGATGGAACTACCGCATCCGGACAGGTTGTTTCGTATAGCTTTTCGGACCCGTCGCAGGTTTACACGGTTTGCCTGACCACAACGGGCACGGGGCCTGATGGCGTAATGTGCAGTTACATATCCTGTCAGGAGGTTTTCTTTGAAATTCCGTCTCCGTGCGACAATTATTTTGAAGCGGTTACCAACGACGGGAACACTTACCTGTTCACCGGTCACCTGGTGAGTGGCGGACAGGCTGACTATTTCTGGGATTTCGGGGATGGTTCCACCGCAACCGGTCAGCAGGTCAGTCATACTTTCCAATTTGCATGGGGTATGGTATATAATGTATGCCTCACCACTGTTTCAGCTAACCCTGCCGACAGTTGCACGGGCGTTAGTTGTCAGACGATATTCCCAGGCGGCGGCGGAAACTGTGAAGCGGTGATGTCAGCAGTTCCCGATACGGCTGGATACACCTATTACTTTGCTGATTTGTCGCAGGGCAATCACTCATTCAGATTGTGGGATTTCGGAGATGGCCAGCAATCTTTTGAAGCCAATCCTGTGCATACTTATACAGCGCCAGGCATCTATTGGGCCTGCCTTACTATCAGTGACTCCCTGAACAACTGCTGGGATCAGACCTGTCAGGAGATTTGGGTGGATATTATTCAGCCGGGCTGCCAGGCTTCATTCTTTGCTTACCCGGCCGACTCAACGAATTCATCACTCACTTATCAGTTTATCAATACATCAGCACCGGGATTTACCAACCAGCAATGGTCGTTTGGCGACGGAACAGTTTCTGATGAATTCAGTCCTATACATACATACACCACTGGTGGTATTTATACAGCCTGTCTCACCATCTGGGATTCGACCAACCTTTGCCAAAGCTCATTCTGTATGGAGATTTTTGCAGGCAACTTTGCCGGTGAAAGTTCAATTTCAGGCAGCGTCATTGCCGGAAACGCACCCGCGCAATCAGGTGAAGTGTGGCTGATAGGCGCAACAAATTACTACTTCGCTCAATCACAAGTAGATAGCGGAGGTATCTATAACTTTGGCGGCGTCCCTGCCGGGTCATACTACATCTATGCCATGCTGACACCGGATGATCCAGCATTCTTTAACTATCTGCCAACTTATTACACAAGTTCACTCACCTGGCAGGGAGCAACCATAGTTACAACAGGCGAGCCCAACGGGTGGTATCCGGTCAACCTTGTTTCTGTAGCAAGTTGGGCACAAGGTACAGGAAGTATTTCCGGAACGATCAACTGGAGCGGTAATTTTAAATCAGGGGGTACCCCTGCCGCCAATGTTGAAATCGTTTTATTCAACAGCACAGGTTTGCCTGTTGCCTATACCTTCTCAAACAGCGACGGCACGTTTACTTTCAGCAATCTTCCTTTCGGTGAATATACCGTTCATGCTGAAATGGCCGGCAAAACCACCCAGGTTATGGTGGTAATGCTTTCGGATGAAACAGCTCAGGCAAGTGTAAACTTTGTGGTTTCAGCCAACGAAATCAGCGCCCTGGGACTCGATGAAAACAATCTTCTCAAATCCGGAACCGGAAATGTTTACCCCAACCCGGTTGGTGAAATGCTCTATCTTGATGTGAATGCCCCGGTAAGCGGAACTGTAATGATTTCAATTACAGACCTCCGGGGCAGAATAATTTACAACGAATCCTCTACTATGAGCGGAAATTTTAACCGGATCGCCATTAATAGCAGCGCCCTGGTTAAAGGTGTTTATGTAATTCAAATTAAATCAGAGGGATATCTGCCAGTTCAGCGAAAATTCATTAAACAATGA
- a CDS encoding electron transfer flavoprotein subunit alpha/FixB family protein, whose translation MSVLVYIENWNGKFKKSTCELVSYGKRLANGLGGSLTLLSIGRVAEDELKNLGAYGAGKILSAETDAPLDDKAYASLIASAAQNSGATLVVMAHNVTGKALAPRVAVRLNAGLVSAVNGLPVSYQPFVVNRKAFSGKSLMQAEITSDIKVITLSQNTAGIEPFAGNAAVETMDASAVTSGISVLSTEVQTGKILLSEADVVVSGGRGMRSADNWKPLEELAGVLGAATACSRPVSDEGWRPHHEHVGQTGKVVAPNLYFALGISGAIQHLAGISSSKVIVAVNKDPEAPIFSAADYGIVGDLQTVLPKMTEAFRKLKASS comes from the coding sequence ATGTCAGTACTCGTTTATATAGAAAACTGGAACGGCAAGTTCAAGAAGAGCACCTGCGAACTTGTTTCATACGGCAAACGTTTGGCCAACGGATTGGGTGGCAGTCTTACCCTTCTTTCCATAGGCAGGGTGGCTGAAGATGAATTGAAGAACCTCGGAGCCTATGGTGCCGGAAAAATACTTTCGGCAGAAACCGATGCTCCGCTTGATGATAAGGCTTATGCATCACTGATTGCCTCTGCTGCTCAAAACAGCGGGGCAACACTGGTTGTAATGGCCCACAATGTAACCGGAAAAGCCCTTGCGCCCCGCGTGGCCGTGCGGCTGAATGCCGGACTGGTAAGTGCTGTGAACGGATTGCCGGTTTCATATCAGCCTTTTGTGGTGAACCGAAAAGCCTTTTCGGGAAAGTCGCTGATGCAGGCTGAGATTACTTCCGATATTAAAGTCATCACCCTGTCGCAGAACACTGCCGGGATCGAACCTTTTGCAGGAAATGCTGCGGTTGAAACCATGGATGCATCGGCAGTAACAAGCGGAATTAGCGTATTGTCGACCGAGGTGCAGACAGGAAAGATCCTCCTTAGCGAAGCCGATGTGGTGGTATCCGGAGGCCGTGGAATGCGCAGCGCCGACAACTGGAAACCCCTGGAAGAACTTGCAGGGGTGCTGGGTGCGGCTACCGCCTGTTCGAGGCCGGTTTCCGACGAGGGGTGGCGTCCGCATCACGAGCATGTGGGACAAACCGGTAAAGTGGTTGCCCCCAATCTTTATTTTGCGCTCGGAATATCAGGAGCCATTCAGCACCTGGCCGGCATCAGTTCATCGAAGGTAATTGTTGCCGTAAACAAAGACCCCGAAGCGCCCATTTTTTCCGCTGCCGACTATGGTATCGTTGGCGACCTGCAAACGGTGCTTCCAAAAATGACAGAAGCGTTCAGAAAGCTTAAAGCCTCATCATAA